The genome window CCCCGTCGACGGACTTCACCAGGCCGTCGTCGGTGTCGAAGTGGATCCGCAGGTCGCGCACCGACAGGAAGGCGTCGCCGGCGGTGTCGCGGCGGTCGGTCACGGGTTCGACGATCACGAGAGCCTCACCCGGGGGTCGATGACGGCGTACAGGAGGTCCACCAGCAGGTTGCACAGCACGATGAAGAAGGCGGCGATCATGGTGACGCCGAGGATCTTCGGCAGGTCGTTGTCGGAGATCGCGGAGACCGCGAAGAAGCCGATGCCCTGCATCGAGAAGACCTGCTCGGTGATCACCGCGCCGCCGAGCAGCAGGCCCAGGTCCATGCCGAAGATGGTCAGGATCGGGGTGAGCGCGGCCCGCAGCCCGTGCCGGACCACCACTTGGCGCTCCGGCAGGCCCTTGGCCCGGGCGGTGCGGATGTAGTCCTCGCTCATCGTCTCCAGCATCCCGGCCCGGGTGAGCCGGGCGTAGAGCGCGGAGTAGAGGAAGGCCAGCGAGATCCACGGCAGGATCAGGTTGGTCGCCCAACTGATCGGGTCATCCGTGAAGTTGACGTAGTGCAGGTCGCCGAAGACGTTCCACTTGTAGCTGAACAGGTAGTGCAGCAGCGCCCCGGTGAAGAAGATCGGCAGCGAGACGCCGGCCAGCGCGACGCCCATCGAGAACCGGTCGAAGATGGACTTCGGCTTCAGCGCCGAGACCACGCCGGTCGCCACGCCCGAGAGCAGCCAGATCACCGCGGCGCCGATCGCCAGCGAGAAGGTCACCGGGATCCGGCTCTCGATCTCCGGCCAGACCTCGATGTGGTTCTTGAACGAGTAGCCGAAGCACGGCACGTGGCAGGTGGTCGCGTCCGGGCCGTACTTGTACTGGGCCCCGGCGAAGATCTGCTTGATGAACCGTCCGAACTGGACGTACAGCGGCTGGTCGAACCCGAGGTTCTTCTTCACCGCGAGCAGCGCGTCGGGGCTCGGGTTCTTGCCGATGTACTGGGCGGCGAGCTGGTCGGTGGTCTCGCCCGCCAGGCGCGGGAGCAGGAAGAAGATGCCGAAGGTGACCGCGCTGACGACCAGCAGCAGCACCACGGCGGCGAACGTCCTGCGGATGATGTAGGCCAACACAGTTGTACGGCTTGGGGCGTCCCGGCCCCGGCCGCGGCCTTCGTGGGGCCGCTGCCGGGGACGGGGCTCCGGTCGCCTTCACCTGCCTTCAGGGGATGGTGAGCCGGGCGCTCAGCTGTTGTTGGTGGTACCGATGTTGAGGTAGTCGTACTCGCCGTTGAAGGCCGAGGTGGAGACCAGGTTGGTGGCGTTCTTCGGCCGGTACAGGAAGACCTTGAAGTCGGTCAGCGGCACGTAGGCGGCGTCGCCCATGGTCAG of Kitasatospora viridis contains these proteins:
- a CDS encoding ABC transporter permease, with protein sequence MLAYIIRRTFAAVVLLLVVSAVTFGIFFLLPRLAGETTDQLAAQYIGKNPSPDALLAVKKNLGFDQPLYVQFGRFIKQIFAGAQYKYGPDATTCHVPCFGYSFKNHIEVWPEIESRIPVTFSLAIGAAVIWLLSGVATGVVSALKPKSIFDRFSMGVALAGVSLPIFFTGALLHYLFSYKWNVFGDLHYVNFTDDPISWATNLILPWISLAFLYSALYARLTRAGMLETMSEDYIRTARAKGLPERQVVVRHGLRAALTPILTIFGMDLGLLLGGAVITEQVFSMQGIGFFAVSAISDNDLPKILGVTMIAAFFIVLCNLLVDLLYAVIDPRVRLS